A genomic stretch from Megalobrama amblycephala isolate DHTTF-2021 linkage group LG22, ASM1881202v1, whole genome shotgun sequence includes:
- the LOC125258006 gene encoding pentraxin fusion protein-like produces the protein MNITCRKMLVPVVSFFCLLSLTVAATEEGLDGKVLLFPTKTDSSYVKLTPEKPLSLSAFTLCMRVATELQGEREIILFAYRTPEYDELNVWREKDGRVSFYIQSSTDAAIFRLPPLSTFQTHLCVTWDSATGLSAMWVNGERSLFRLYRKGQSIRPGGTVLLGQDPDKYVGGFDAEQSFVGEISDVKMWDHVLSGSQIKAVYSNQEPHVPKGNVFDWNTIKYEITGNVIVAEKITDSD, from the exons ATGAACATC ACCTGCAGAAAGATGCTGGTACCAGTGGTTTCATTTTTCTGTCTGCTCTCTCTGACAGTAGCGGCTACTGAAG AGGGTCTTGATGGTAAAGTGCTTCTGTTTCCAACCAAGACTGATTCAAGCTATGTTAAACTCACTCCTGAAAAGCCACTGAGTCTGTCAGCATTTACTCTCTGCATGCGTGTCGCAACGGAGCTCCAGGGTGAGAGGGAGATCATTCTGTTTGCCTACCGCACGCCTGAATATGACGAGCTCAACGTGTGGAGAGAGAAGGATGGTCGTGTCTCTTTCTATATTCAGTCTAGTACCGATGCAGCAATTTTCCGTCTGCCTCCTCTCTCCACCTTCCAGACCCACCTGTGCGTCACCTGGGACTCTGCGACTGGTCTCTCTGCCATGTGGGTGAATGGAGAGCGCAGTTTGTTCCGGCTCTATAGAAAAGGCCAATCTATCCGTCCTGGCGGCACCGTCCTGCTCGGCCAAGACCCTGATAAATATGTGGGTGGCTTTGACGCAGAGCAGAGCTTTGTAGGTGAAATTTCAGATGTGAAAATGTGGGATCATGTTCTCTCTGGCAGTCAGATTAAGGCGGTTTATTCAAACCAGGAACCGCATGTGCCGAAGGGAAACGTGTTTGACTGGAACACCATCAAATATGAGATTACTGGAAATGTGATAGTGGCTGAAAAAATCACTGATTCTGATTAG